From Actinopolymorpha cephalotaxi, one genomic window encodes:
- a CDS encoding IclR family transcriptional regulator, producing the protein MAKVADSREDRGLQGVDRVVRLIEVLAAGPAPLSRVASEAGLSDATTFRYLGSLVSHGLLERDPVSRQYRIGLRMFMLGRAAIGTRDFMGAATAVMARLVQDLDETVNLGARAGDDLVIVHALESSQQIRKGASIGDTDNWHASGLGKAILSTLAGTDAEKILAERELVELTHRTLTAVDDLRRELARIRERGYAVDDEESVEGLRCVAVPIRDASGTARYAISVSAPSYRLPHHRVHETGLALQAQAQLLEALLDYQPAQHETR; encoded by the coding sequence GTGGCAAAAGTTGCGGACTCTCGCGAAGATCGCGGGCTTCAGGGTGTCGACCGGGTGGTCCGACTGATCGAGGTCCTGGCTGCTGGGCCGGCGCCGCTGTCCCGGGTCGCGTCGGAGGCGGGTCTGAGTGATGCGACCACCTTCCGCTATCTCGGGAGCCTCGTTTCTCACGGGCTCCTCGAGCGTGACCCGGTGAGCCGTCAGTACCGCATCGGGCTTCGGATGTTCATGCTCGGGCGCGCCGCGATCGGGACGCGGGACTTCATGGGAGCCGCTACAGCAGTCATGGCCCGGCTGGTCCAGGATTTGGACGAGACGGTGAATCTCGGCGCGCGCGCTGGCGACGACCTTGTCATCGTCCACGCCCTTGAGAGCTCACAGCAAATCCGGAAGGGCGCCAGTATCGGAGACACGGACAACTGGCATGCTTCGGGACTCGGTAAGGCTATTCTCAGTACCCTGGCAGGGACCGACGCCGAGAAGATCCTGGCCGAACGCGAGCTGGTAGAGCTCACCCATCGCACTCTGACCGCGGTCGACGACCTCCGCCGGGAACTCGCCAGGATCCGCGAACGCGGCTATGCGGTCGATGACGAGGAATCGGTCGAAGGACTTCGTTGCGTTGCCGTACCCATCCGTGATGCGAGCGGAACTGCGCGCTACGCGATAAGCGTCAGTGCCCCCAGCTACCGCCTCCCCCACCACCGGGTTCATGAGACCGGCCTGGCCCTCCAAGCTCAGGCTCAGCTCCTGGAAGCCCTTCTCGACTACCAGCCAGCTCAACACGAGACGAGGTGA
- a CDS encoding NAD(P)/FAD-dependent oxidoreductase — MPASTDIAVVGGGIIGLSAAYELAKATSARIVVFDKSTPASGTTGGSAGVLCLCDFHDIYAAYTLLGDARVRELRRSYDIGFHPWGSLAVYYEGNTFPPPQDPFATRFGPDRPDSLYHREVLDGDELLRRFPWIKPDRVLGGAVYPNHGFVNPYRLVDLYERLAVDTGQVEVLHGTPVLQLRTDGDRIATVVTRRGAWNVGEVLNAGGPWGAKVAALAGRKLALTPQRIQVCVATAFDDGIESGPLTGVPEQVRGEGVWCRGEEGGTFLFGQHHHMTKPGFTVDPDSANRVNDDDYPMDVADVYRRYWHLPKSEFLNGWSCVYGTTEDGFPIVSRDGEVRNLLHAVGMNGHGITCHAGVARTIRALMVEGRGDIDLSDVLGRPERIDITPLDAGRFERGELIAFNDRPVAPDLERAVPAASPED; from the coding sequence ATGCCTGCCAGCACGGACATCGCGGTCGTCGGAGGCGGCATCATCGGGCTTTCCGCTGCCTACGAGCTCGCAAAGGCGACCTCGGCGCGGATCGTCGTCTTCGACAAGTCGACACCCGCGTCCGGCACCACGGGAGGGTCTGCGGGTGTCCTGTGCCTGTGCGACTTCCACGACATCTACGCGGCCTACACACTCCTGGGTGACGCACGGGTGCGGGAGCTCAGACGTAGCTACGACATCGGCTTCCATCCCTGGGGGTCCTTGGCGGTCTACTACGAGGGCAACACCTTTCCTCCTCCGCAGGATCCCTTCGCGACCAGATTCGGCCCAGACAGGCCGGACAGCCTGTACCACCGCGAGGTCCTCGACGGTGACGAGTTGCTTCGCCGCTTCCCTTGGATCAAACCGGACCGGGTGCTCGGCGGTGCGGTCTATCCGAATCACGGCTTTGTCAATCCCTACCGCCTCGTCGACCTCTACGAGCGACTCGCCGTCGACACAGGACAGGTCGAGGTCCTACATGGCACACCGGTACTCCAGTTGCGAACGGACGGAGACCGGATAGCCACGGTTGTGACCCGCCGCGGCGCATGGAACGTGGGAGAAGTTCTCAACGCCGGCGGACCTTGGGGCGCGAAGGTGGCGGCTCTGGCTGGGCGGAAGCTCGCGTTGACCCCCCAACGTATCCAGGTCTGCGTTGCGACCGCCTTCGATGACGGCATCGAGAGCGGACCGCTCACCGGGGTACCCGAGCAGGTCAGGGGTGAAGGAGTCTGGTGCCGCGGAGAGGAGGGTGGAACGTTCCTGTTCGGCCAGCACCACCACATGACCAAGCCCGGCTTCACCGTCGACCCTGACAGCGCCAACCGGGTGAACGACGACGACTATCCCATGGATGTCGCCGACGTCTACCGCCGCTACTGGCATCTGCCGAAGAGCGAGTTCCTGAACGGCTGGAGCTGTGTGTACGGGACGACAGAGGACGGCTTCCCGATCGTCTCCCGCGACGGAGAGGTCAGGAACCTTTTGCACGCCGTGGGCATGAACGGCCACGGCATCACCTGCCACGCGGGTGTGGCCCGGACCATCCGTGCACTCATGGTCGAGGGGCGAGGCGACATCGACCTCTCAGATGTACTCGGACGCCCCGAACGAATCGACATCACTCCACTCGACGCCGGCCGGTTCGAGCGTGGAGAGCTCATCGCGTTCAATGACAGACCCGTAGCCCCGGACCTTGAACGGGCAGTTCCCGCAGCATCACCGGAGGACTGA
- a CDS encoding GNAT family N-acetyltransferase, producing MTSQDFDAAEPGSVASADEPPYRQLRMLWPAGIRPASALMHAPRGYQLRGGADDDAEAFLQLMARVDLGTWDDEKVLHWTTTVVLGGWTVVVHEASDQLVATCMGHHRPIEDLYPEGYEVGWIAASPDHAGHGLGRIITAVATARLLDAGARCIYLQTDDFRLPALKSYLDVGFVPHLWAEGMQERWRTICTQLQVPFTPKEWPGYQSVGH from the coding sequence TTGACATCTCAAGACTTCGACGCTGCTGAGCCCGGATCCGTCGCGTCCGCAGACGAACCTCCCTACCGCCAGCTGCGTATGCTCTGGCCGGCCGGCATCCGACCTGCCAGCGCACTGATGCACGCGCCTCGCGGGTACCAACTGCGAGGTGGCGCCGATGACGACGCCGAGGCTTTCCTGCAGCTGATGGCGCGGGTCGACCTCGGCACGTGGGACGACGAGAAGGTCCTGCACTGGACCACGACAGTGGTTCTAGGCGGATGGACCGTGGTCGTCCACGAGGCGAGCGATCAACTCGTGGCCACTTGCATGGGGCACCATCGGCCGATCGAAGACCTGTATCCCGAGGGCTACGAAGTGGGCTGGATCGCTGCAAGTCCTGACCACGCCGGGCATGGTCTTGGCCGGATCATCACCGCGGTCGCGACAGCTCGACTCCTGGACGCCGGCGCAAGGTGCATCTACCTCCAGACCGACGACTTCCGACTCCCTGCACTGAAGTCCTATCTCGATGTTGGCTTCGTTCCGCACCTTTGGGCGGAAGGAATGCAGGAGCGTTGGCGGACCATCTGCACCCAACTCCAGGTCCCGTTCACACCGAAGGAGTGGCCCGGCTATCAAAGCGTCGGCCACTGA
- a CDS encoding ABC transporter permease family protein has protein sequence MAAGSLAATAVGACGPDKFTLPLELAQASQTLGVASYETVIAGALLASVPGLIVFLTFQRHLLRGVVVGGLKS, from the coding sequence TTGGCGGCAGGATCGCTCGCCGCGACCGCCGTCGGGGCATGCGGCCCCGACAAGTTCACCTTGCCGCTCGAGCTCGCGCAGGCGTCCCAAACGCTCGGAGTGGCCAGTTACGAGACGGTGATCGCTGGAGCGTTACTCGCGAGCGTCCCGGGCCTCATCGTCTTCCTCACGTTCCAACGCCACCTGCTGAGGGGAGTCGTCGTCGGTGGCTTGAAGAGCTGA
- a CDS encoding phytanoyl-CoA dioxygenase family protein has translation MPTLRPEQCERFREDGFLVYGPLLSSEEVAALGDRVDALASAEGDAAKVAVRMETAAATLEGVSRRDKVWQLMMAAQADELIASIAQHPQILDVIRQLMQTEDVRYLQDQVLMKPAFHGSHVSWHQDSGYWTNVEPWIDPPAIVTCWVAIDNVTEDNGCVRMVPGSHKGGVLPHEPGGDHLLHVQGVDLTSAVPVILPPGGVSFHHSCTVHGSAPNTTPHRRRGLALTYVRGDAKVTDRQTT, from the coding sequence ATGCCAACGCTGAGACCAGAGCAGTGCGAACGATTCCGCGAGGATGGCTTCCTCGTCTACGGGCCTCTTCTTTCCTCGGAGGAGGTCGCGGCGCTGGGCGATCGGGTCGACGCCTTGGCGTCGGCCGAAGGCGATGCGGCCAAGGTCGCCGTCCGGATGGAAACGGCGGCGGCGACCCTGGAGGGTGTTTCCCGTCGCGACAAGGTCTGGCAGTTGATGATGGCGGCGCAGGCCGACGAGCTCATCGCGTCGATCGCGCAGCACCCGCAGATCCTGGATGTCATACGGCAACTGATGCAGACCGAGGACGTTCGCTACCTACAGGACCAAGTGCTGATGAAGCCTGCCTTCCACGGGTCGCACGTCTCGTGGCACCAGGACAGTGGCTACTGGACCAACGTCGAACCATGGATCGACCCGCCCGCGATTGTCACCTGCTGGGTCGCGATAGACAACGTCACAGAGGACAACGGCTGCGTGCGGATGGTGCCTGGATCCCACAAGGGTGGCGTCCTACCCCACGAGCCTGGAGGTGACCACCTGCTGCACGTACAGGGCGTCGACCTCACATCTGCCGTTCCAGTCATCCTGCCCCCTGGAGGTGTGAGCTTCCACCACAGCTGCACCGTCCACGGCAGCGCGCCCAACACCACCCCGCATCGTCGGCGAGGCCTCGCACTGACGTACGTCCGGGGTGACGCGAAGGTCACCGACCGGCAGACCACCTAG
- a CDS encoding carbohydrate ABC transporter permease, which produces MGTDDRTSRRLGQRPRRHATARRNLRNGLLFISPWLVGLVVLQAYPFFMTAYYAFTDFDGLNFPPHWIGIQNFSTLFTADPQFWPSVTNTLWWVVTSVPTSIVVGVLLALLLNRRVRGLGIFRTVFYLPAMVPFVGGSVLFLWLFNPAGGAINSILGGLGLGSPGWFSDPSWAKPTLLLLQLWQVGPSMIIFLAGLQDIPAELYEAASIDGASAFRKFCYITLPLLTPAIFFNLVLGTIWAFSYFTQALVVSAAPSSLGGSHAPGGPADSTLFYSLYLYTQIFQNFRLGYGAAMSLLLTLVVIILAAVLFRTGRRWVFYYDHQA; this is translated from the coding sequence ATGGGAACTGACGACCGAACCAGCCGCCGTCTCGGTCAACGCCCACGACGCCATGCCACAGCCCGACGGAACCTGCGGAACGGGTTGCTCTTCATCTCTCCGTGGCTGGTCGGCCTGGTCGTGCTGCAGGCATATCCGTTCTTCATGACCGCGTACTACGCGTTCACTGACTTCGATGGACTGAACTTTCCGCCACACTGGATTGGTATACAGAACTTCAGCACCCTCTTTACGGCCGACCCACAGTTCTGGCCGTCGGTGACGAACACCCTCTGGTGGGTCGTCACCAGTGTGCCGACGTCAATCGTGGTTGGCGTACTTCTGGCGCTTCTGCTGAACCGCCGAGTCCGTGGACTCGGAATCTTCCGGACAGTCTTTTACCTTCCGGCGATGGTTCCGTTCGTCGGGGGGTCAGTTCTGTTCCTCTGGCTGTTCAACCCAGCCGGTGGTGCCATCAACAGCATCCTGGGTGGACTTGGCTTGGGGAGCCCAGGCTGGTTCTCGGATCCGAGCTGGGCCAAACCGACACTTCTCCTCCTGCAACTCTGGCAGGTAGGACCCTCGATGATCATCTTTCTGGCTGGTCTTCAGGACATTCCAGCCGAGCTCTACGAGGCTGCATCGATCGACGGCGCCAGCGCCTTCCGGAAGTTCTGTTACATCACCCTTCCCCTACTGACGCCCGCGATCTTCTTCAATCTCGTGCTTGGCACCATCTGGGCCTTCAGCTACTTCACTCAGGCCCTCGTAGTCTCGGCCGCACCCTCCAGCCTCGGCGGCTCCCACGCCCCAGGTGGGCCGGCAGATTCCACCCTCTTCTACTCGCTGTACCTCTACACCCAGATCTTCCAGAACTTCCGCCTCGGCTACGGGGCGGCTATGAGCCTGCTTCTCACCCTGGTCGTGATCATCCTCGCGGCGGTTCTCTTCCGAACCGGAAGGCGGTGGGTCTTCTACTATGATCACCAGGCCTGA
- a CDS encoding mandelate racemase/muconate lactonizing enzyme family protein, whose product MMLTVDRSRPTTHAGRISRVETLTLGTAWRDFSFVRLHTDEGLTGVGEITHPYRGKQACDLVVAMGERHLLGADPFDVEEIWLRMYQGDFLRGGDIGGIVLSGVDQAVHDIMGKALGVPVYRLTGGACRDSVPVYANGWYTGERSPESFAKRSRETVGRGFSALKFDPFGTGLGALSREERTLSLDIVAAVREAVGPDVDLFVEGHARFAMPTASRLVRDLEPYDIGWFEEPLPWTHIERYAELRQRATMPIAGGEHFHNRYEYRHLFASSAVDIIQPDLCMAGGYTEIRKIAALAEMHGMLVAPHNSNSPFCTTATVHAALGMPQLLVLETFDSLLEDYVADALRGALPISSGRIQLPTKPGIGIELDDSVFAEHPPRSGFWNMFAPGWEKRDRS is encoded by the coding sequence ATGATGCTGACAGTCGACAGGAGCCGGCCGACCACTCACGCGGGACGAATCAGCCGGGTCGAGACCCTGACGCTCGGCACGGCGTGGCGGGACTTCTCCTTCGTACGCCTGCACACCGACGAGGGGCTCACCGGCGTCGGTGAGATCACCCATCCTTACCGCGGCAAGCAGGCGTGCGACCTGGTTGTTGCGATGGGTGAACGACACCTTCTTGGAGCTGATCCCTTCGACGTCGAAGAGATCTGGCTGCGTATGTATCAGGGTGACTTCCTCCGGGGTGGCGACATCGGCGGGATCGTGCTCAGCGGGGTCGACCAGGCCGTCCACGACATCATGGGGAAGGCTCTGGGGGTTCCCGTATACCGCCTCACCGGCGGAGCGTGTCGTGACAGCGTTCCCGTCTATGCCAACGGCTGGTACACCGGTGAACGCTCACCCGAGTCGTTCGCAAAGCGCTCTCGGGAGACCGTCGGGCGGGGCTTCTCGGCCCTGAAGTTTGATCCCTTCGGCACCGGACTTGGAGCACTGTCTCGCGAAGAGCGGACCCTCTCCCTCGACATCGTGGCCGCGGTGCGCGAAGCGGTGGGCCCGGATGTCGACCTGTTCGTCGAGGGCCATGCCCGGTTTGCCATGCCAACCGCCTCGCGCCTCGTGCGCGACCTCGAGCCGTACGACATCGGCTGGTTCGAGGAGCCTCTGCCGTGGACCCACATCGAGCGGTACGCAGAACTCCGCCAGCGCGCGACCATGCCGATCGCCGGCGGCGAACACTTCCACAACCGCTACGAGTACCGACACCTGTTCGCAAGCTCCGCCGTCGACATCATTCAGCCTGACCTGTGCATGGCAGGCGGCTATACGGAGATCCGCAAGATCGCGGCTCTTGCGGAGATGCACGGCATGTTGGTCGCACCGCACAACTCGAACTCCCCGTTCTGTACGACGGCGACCGTTCACGCTGCCCTCGGAATGCCACAACTTCTCGTACTGGAGACCTTCGACAGTCTGCTGGAGGACTACGTCGCCGACGCTCTGCGGGGCGCCCTGCCGATCAGCAGCGGTCGCATCCAGCTGCCCACGAAGCCTGGCATCGGTATCGAGCTCGACGACAGCGTGTTCGCAGAACACCCGCCACGGTCCGGCTTCTGGAACATGTTCGCCCCAGGCTGGGAGAAGCGAGATCGCTCATGA
- a CDS encoding carbohydrate ABC transporter permease, translated as MAAAVPFLFPVYWLATGIFKPSSTLLQTPPVWWPTAWTLANFRSLAGYTDVNLGDYTLNTLYISGFSVVATLVSSSLVAYGFSRIRFTGRNVLFGILIATMILPTWATLIPQYVLFKWLGWLGTFRPLTWPYLFGDPFTIFLFRQFMLGIPSELTEAAKIDGANEFTIYWRIMLPLLKPALTVGAIFVFINTYNDFFGPLIYLTDSGRYTLSLAVFQFVQLRGAPDIGAIVAFTALVTTPLVVLFFFAQRMLLAGIKLSGLRG; from the coding sequence GTGGCCGCCGCCGTGCCGTTCCTGTTCCCTGTCTACTGGCTCGCTACCGGCATCTTCAAGCCAAGCAGCACTCTCCTGCAGACACCCCCTGTATGGTGGCCGACCGCCTGGACGCTGGCCAACTTCCGGTCCCTCGCCGGCTACACCGATGTCAACCTGGGCGATTACACGCTCAACACCCTCTATATCAGTGGCTTCAGCGTCGTAGCCACCCTGGTTTCTTCGTCGCTGGTCGCGTACGGGTTCTCCCGCATCAGGTTCACCGGAAGGAATGTGCTCTTCGGCATCCTCATCGCGACGATGATCCTGCCAACGTGGGCCACATTGATTCCGCAGTACGTACTGTTCAAGTGGCTCGGATGGCTCGGAACTTTCAGACCCTTGACCTGGCCATACCTGTTCGGCGACCCGTTCACCATCTTCCTCTTCCGTCAGTTCATGCTAGGAATTCCGTCGGAGCTGACGGAGGCGGCAAAGATCGACGGTGCCAACGAGTTCACGATCTACTGGCGCATCATGCTTCCGCTGCTGAAGCCGGCGCTTACCGTGGGCGCGATCTTCGTCTTCATAAACACATACAACGACTTCTTCGGGCCGCTGATCTACCTTACCGATTCGGGAAGGTACACACTGTCACTGGCGGTCTTCCAGTTCGTTCAACTGAGGGGAGCGCCGGACATCGGTGCGATTGTCGCCTTCACCGCACTGGTAACGACTCCCTTGGTGGTCCTGTTCTTCTTTGCACAGCGCATGCTCCTCGCCGGAATCAAGTTGTCCGGCCTCAGGGGTTAA
- a CDS encoding aspartate aminotransferase family protein: protein MSETTAARARSVMPGGVNSGQRSIPGLEDLVITRAKGSRFQDDTGKEYIDFHAAFGPPILGHNDPDVAAAVAHAARTVDLCGVGVTDAEVQLAEVLVDLVPSVEKVLLTSTGSEATFHAVRVARAATGRRLVVKFQGCYHGWHDSVSLNVISAPGRVGRHDPISAGILPEVLEATLVLPFNDEEAVRRTFEEHGSDIAAVIVEPVPHNVGCLLPTPSFLQTLREATHKHGSVLVFDEVITGFRHDLGGWQRISGVTPDLTTLGKAIANGYPIGAIGGRADLMDLFSSRPGGSAFFAGTYNGAPVVVAAAVATLTKLRNEPVHEHIFGLGERIRTGLRDLYAEIGVPAVVTGYGSIFVTYFMSGGVPRSYEDLLANRGDLFVGYRRRLVKRGVFELPLELKRSHVSYAHTDHDVDRLLEATREAVLETLQFDGVEEAGVARTMGGVTR from the coding sequence GTGTCTGAGACCACCGCTGCACGGGCACGTTCTGTCATGCCAGGCGGTGTGAACAGCGGGCAGCGCTCCATCCCGGGCCTCGAAGACCTCGTGATCACCCGTGCCAAGGGTTCCCGGTTCCAGGACGATACCGGGAAGGAGTACATCGACTTCCACGCTGCGTTCGGGCCTCCGATCCTCGGGCACAACGACCCCGACGTGGCGGCCGCGGTCGCTCACGCCGCCCGGACTGTCGACCTGTGCGGAGTAGGCGTAACCGACGCAGAGGTGCAACTGGCGGAAGTCCTCGTCGACCTGGTGCCGAGCGTCGAAAAGGTCCTCCTGACGAGTACCGGAAGCGAGGCGACGTTCCACGCCGTTCGGGTGGCACGGGCCGCGACCGGGCGCCGTCTGGTGGTGAAGTTCCAAGGCTGCTACCACGGATGGCACGACTCGGTGAGTCTGAACGTCATCTCCGCTCCCGGGCGTGTGGGTCGCCACGACCCGATCTCTGCCGGGATTCTCCCCGAGGTACTCGAAGCCACGCTGGTGCTGCCGTTCAACGACGAGGAAGCGGTGCGTAGGACGTTCGAGGAGCACGGGAGTGACATAGCGGCTGTCATCGTCGAACCCGTTCCGCACAACGTGGGATGCCTGCTGCCTACACCTTCCTTCCTGCAGACCCTCCGCGAGGCGACCCACAAGCACGGCAGCGTGTTGGTCTTCGACGAAGTGATCACGGGGTTCCGCCATGACCTGGGAGGCTGGCAGCGGATCTCAGGTGTCACTCCTGACCTCACGACCCTGGGCAAAGCGATCGCGAACGGCTATCCGATTGGCGCCATCGGCGGGCGAGCGGACCTCATGGACCTGTTCAGCTCGCGACCAGGCGGATCGGCGTTCTTCGCGGGTACCTACAACGGTGCACCAGTGGTGGTCGCGGCGGCTGTTGCCACGCTGACGAAGCTGCGCAACGAGCCGGTTCACGAGCACATCTTCGGGCTTGGTGAGCGCATCCGGACTGGACTGCGCGACCTGTACGCCGAGATCGGGGTACCAGCCGTTGTCACTGGGTACGGCTCCATCTTCGTGACGTACTTCATGTCCGGCGGAGTGCCGCGAAGCTACGAAGACTTACTAGCAAACCGCGGGGACCTGTTCGTCGGGTACCGCCGTCGACTGGTGAAGCGCGGCGTCTTCGAACTCCCTCTCGAACTCAAGCGCAGCCATGTGTCGTACGCCCATACCGACCACGACGTCGATCGGCTCCTCGAGGCAACCCGCGAAGCTGTGCTTGAGACGCTGCAGTTCGACGGGGTCGAGGAGGCCGGCGTCGCGAGGACCATGGGTGGGGTGACCCGATGA
- a CDS encoding extracellular solute-binding protein, whose translation MRRLHLLLLAGLLALLSLLANCAPSQQAKSESNDLTAMTNAGIFAGLTPASLKEKSTISSWYRIYHPLWQKKFPKLKIKEVKVADDNAEVTKTLLAVNAGNPPDLIGVHGQLPQLVKRGAVENLDKYYEAAGIKPDYFLKPLADYVRYDGHWYGLPGASNPTTGTILYVPKLVQAAGVDPNRMPKTWDELWTATKKVTKFDAKGNVQRIGLPVDTGLTWVNLYCGRQVAYDQATNKFHADDPCVKDYFRFNKRLADFYGGIQKYTKFISGDQTVWNCSPKAYILTGKVLFSLDAYWSGAQMDTCYDVVWKLAAPPTPHGKTSEWAALAPVAWVLAIPRGADNPQLAFDFVKYTVWEHGDLLGPTTNGYVRPEQAQAWGDKLIETQAQIRNKNGYEGNPMADAMKLVTKGAELGRAIYPKDAAAPYFSEQMARAWEQVAYNRSTVDDALERAQKLIEANQKQNGS comes from the coding sequence ATGCGCCGGTTGCACCTCCTTCTCCTGGCCGGGCTCCTCGCCCTGCTCTCGTTGCTTGCCAATTGTGCTCCGTCGCAGCAGGCAAAGAGTGAGAGCAACGACCTGACAGCGATGACCAACGCGGGCATCTTCGCCGGGCTCACACCGGCCTCCCTCAAGGAGAAGAGCACTATCTCCTCGTGGTATCGCATTTACCACCCTCTCTGGCAGAAGAAGTTCCCGAAGCTGAAGATAAAGGAAGTCAAGGTCGCCGACGACAATGCTGAGGTTACCAAGACTCTGCTCGCGGTAAATGCGGGCAACCCGCCCGACCTGATCGGCGTCCATGGGCAACTTCCGCAACTCGTCAAGCGCGGTGCGGTCGAAAACCTCGACAAGTACTACGAAGCTGCAGGTATCAAGCCCGACTATTTCCTCAAGCCCCTCGCGGACTACGTGCGCTATGACGGACACTGGTATGGTCTGCCGGGCGCGAGCAACCCTACGACCGGGACGATTCTTTACGTTCCGAAGCTCGTGCAGGCGGCGGGTGTAGATCCGAACCGCATGCCCAAGACCTGGGACGAGCTGTGGACAGCAACGAAGAAGGTAACGAAGTTCGACGCGAAGGGGAACGTCCAACGCATCGGCCTTCCGGTGGATACCGGCCTGACCTGGGTCAATCTGTACTGCGGCCGACAGGTTGCGTATGACCAGGCGACGAACAAGTTCCACGCTGACGACCCTTGCGTGAAGGACTACTTCCGTTTCAACAAGCGCCTGGCCGACTTCTACGGCGGAATCCAGAAGTACACGAAGTTCATCAGTGGCGACCAGACGGTATGGAACTGCTCGCCGAAGGCCTACATCCTCACCGGGAAGGTTCTGTTCAGCCTCGACGCCTACTGGTCGGGTGCGCAGATGGACACCTGCTACGACGTCGTGTGGAAGCTGGCGGCGCCACCAACCCCGCACGGAAAGACCAGCGAGTGGGCCGCTCTGGCACCGGTGGCATGGGTGCTCGCGATCCCTCGTGGAGCTGACAACCCGCAGCTTGCCTTCGACTTCGTGAAGTACACGGTCTGGGAGCACGGCGACTTGCTCGGTCCGACGACGAACGGGTACGTCCGGCCGGAGCAGGCACAAGCCTGGGGCGACAAGCTCATCGAGACACAGGCGCAGATCCGCAACAAGAACGGCTACGAGGGCAACCCGATGGCAGACGCGATGAAGCTCGTGACCAAGGGCGCCGAGCTCGGCCGTGCGATCTACCCCAAGGACGCAGCAGCACCCTACTTCTCAGAGCAGATGGCTCGAGCTTGGGAGCAGGTGGCATACAACAGGTCTACGGTCGATGATGCTCTGGAGCGGGCGCAGAAGCTGATCGAGGCTAACCAGAAGCAGAATGGGTCCTGA
- a CDS encoding Gfo/Idh/MocA family protein, with the protein MAEQDLVRPPGWHLRRSPTSDPGPRRKWTMSGESLRIGIAGAARGAGFVAGVRVAESAGKARLEAVYDPDPSAVERFSREHEVPVGCASFEELLERVDVVVLSSPQHHHAPQAIAALGAGVHVLSEVPAAVSLPQSEALVGAVRASTATYAMAENYCYIRANLIVRSMARAGVFGELYYGEGEYLHDVRDLQHTATGQRSWRSYWQAGRNGFTYPTHSLGPLVQWFDDRIVSVSCVGTGNRTAPEHEIDDTVLLLARTRRGALLRARLDMLSNRPHLMDYYSLQGTNGAYEAPRANGQEPRAYVRGRSAEGTWEPLDSYTTDFLPARYAQPPTSAGHWGSDAWPILDFIETVREGQPPKDSIPVDVYAALNMTLPGIVSETSIHQGGAWIAVPDPTKFTDGIGTEPGRERPLA; encoded by the coding sequence TTGGCTGAGCAGGACCTCGTGCGTCCTCCCGGCTGGCACTTGAGACGTTCTCCTACTTCGGACCCCGGCCCGCGAAGGAAGTGGACGATGAGCGGAGAGTCACTTCGGATTGGCATTGCCGGAGCCGCACGGGGCGCAGGCTTCGTCGCCGGAGTCCGGGTGGCGGAGTCGGCCGGTAAGGCACGTCTGGAAGCCGTCTACGACCCGGACCCCTCCGCGGTAGAACGCTTCTCCCGCGAGCACGAGGTACCGGTCGGCTGCGCGAGTTTCGAGGAACTACTCGAACGCGTCGACGTGGTCGTGCTCTCCTCGCCGCAACACCACCACGCGCCCCAGGCTATCGCCGCGCTCGGCGCCGGCGTGCATGTTCTCTCCGAGGTACCCGCGGCAGTGAGCCTTCCGCAGAGCGAGGCGCTCGTCGGTGCCGTACGCGCAAGCACCGCCACCTATGCGATGGCCGAGAACTATTGCTATATCCGCGCGAACCTTATCGTCCGGTCAATGGCCAGGGCCGGGGTGTTCGGTGAGCTCTACTACGGCGAGGGCGAGTACCTCCACGACGTCCGCGATCTGCAGCACACCGCAACCGGACAGCGCAGCTGGCGGTCGTACTGGCAGGCTGGTCGCAACGGCTTCACCTATCCCACCCACAGTCTCGGCCCGCTCGTGCAGTGGTTCGACGACCGGATCGTCTCCGTCAGCTGCGTCGGCACCGGAAACCGCACCGCGCCCGAGCACGAGATTGACGACACCGTGCTCCTGCTCGCCCGCACCCGCCGTGGCGCCCTGCTGCGGGCTCGCCTCGACATGCTGTCCAACCGGCCGCATCTGATGGACTACTACTCATTGCAGGGAACCAACGGCGCCTACGAGGCCCCTCGGGCGAATGGCCAGGAACCCAGAGCGTACGTGCGCGGCCGTAGCGCCGAGGGCACCTGGGAACCGCTGGACTCCTACACCACCGACTTCCTACCCGCCCGCTACGCGCAACCACCAACCAGCGCGGGGCACTGGGGTTCTGACGCCTGGCCGATCCTCGACTTCATCGAAACCGTACGCGAGGGCCAACCACCGAAGGACTCCATACCCGTCGACGTATACGCCGCCCTTAACATGACCCTGCCCGGCATCGTGTCGGAGACTTCCATCCATCAGGGCGGCGCCTGGATCGCCGTACCCGACCCGACCAAGTTCACCGATGGCATCGGCACCGAACCCGGCCGAGAAAGACCGCTGGCATGA